In one Lolium rigidum isolate FL_2022 chromosome 3, APGP_CSIRO_Lrig_0.1, whole genome shotgun sequence genomic region, the following are encoded:
- the LOC124703258 gene encoding UV-B-induced protein At3g17800, chloroplastic-like, whose product MEATAAAAAAALRSPTAAAAPSRRVAGARSLPFERRRSFALGSVKGLGRQQLTSRRRSSLIRASSSPSESLPSSSPIAPLQMESPIGQFLSQILVTHPHLLPAAAEQQLEQLQTVHDAAGKEGGGDKPAPPPGGDIVLYRRIAEVKEKERRRTTEEILYALVVQKFVEAGVSLVPALSHTIDTSGRVDQWGEHVEGKLERLHSQEAYEMIENHLNLILGQRQADATVAAISKLRVGQVYAASVMYGYFLKRVDQRFQLEKSMKNLPWGSEDALNQVMTTDSRPSAQTYTSHPEVEESWTSSDELSAQGLGQSVKPCRLKSYVMSFDPDTLQTYATIRSKVAFGIIEKHTEALFGKPEIVITPEGTVDSSKDEHVRISFSGLRRLILEAVTFGSFLWDVESYVDSRYHFVTN is encoded by the exons ATGGAGGCTACAGCAGCAGCGGCCGCCGCGGCGCTCAggtcgcccaccgccgccgccgcgccctcgcgGCGTGTCGCCGGCGCGAGGTCGCTTCCCTTCGAACGGAGGCGCAGCTTCGCCCTCGGCTCCGTCAAG GGTCTCGGGCGGCAGCAGCTGACATCTAGAAGGCGAAGCAGTCTCATCAGGGCGTCTTCGTCGCCGTCGGAGTCTCTGCCGTCCTCCTCCCCCATCGCGCCGCTGCAGATGGAGTCGCCGATAGGGCAGTTCCTCTCGCAGATTCTGGTCACGCACCCGCACCTGCTCCCCGCCGCCGCTGAGCAGCAGCTCGAGCAGCTCCAGACCGTCCACGACGCCGCCGggaaggagggcggcggcgacaaGCCGGCACCACCGCCAGGTGGCGACATCGTCCTGTACAG GCGAATTGCTGAGGTTAAGGAGAAGGAACGGAGAAGGACGACAGAGGAGATACTGTACGCGTTGGTTGTTCagaagtttgttgaagctggcgtcTCTTTGGTCCCAGCTCTCTCTCACACCATTGATACTTCTGGTAGAGTTGATCAGTGGGGAGAGCATGTGGAAGGGAAGCTTGAGCGCTTGCACTCACAGGAGGCATATGAAATGATCGAGAACCACTTGAATCTCATATTGGGGCAGCGGCAGGCTGATGCCACCGTCGCAGCCATAAGTAAGCTCAGGGTTGGCCAAGTCTACGCCGCATCAGTGATGTATGGGTATTTCCTCAAGAGGGTCGATCAGAGGTTTCAGCTCGAGAAGTCCATGAAGAACCTCCCTTGGGGATCAGAGGATGCGCTCAATCAAGTTATGACGACCGACTCACGGCCCTCGGCTCAGACTTACACTTCTCACCCAGAGGTGGAGGAGTCCTGGACCTCCTCTGACGAGCTCAGCGCGCAAGGGCTTGGCCAGTCTGTCAAGCCTTGCCGTCTTAAGTCATATGTCATGTCATTTGACCCAGACACATTGCAAACTTACGCGACAATCCGGTCAAAGGTGGCATTTGGCATCATCGAGAAGCACACGGAGGCACTATTTGGGAAGCCGGAGATTGTGATTACTCCAGAAGGAACAGTCGATTCTTCCAAGGATGAGCATGTCAGGATAAGCTTCTCAGGATTGAGAAGGCTGATCTTAGAGGCTGTTACTTTCGGATCCTTCCTTTGGGATGTCGAGAGCTACGTGGATTCGAGGTACCATTTTGTCACCAACTAA
- the LOC124699277 gene encoding UDP-glucose 6-dehydrogenase 4-like: MVKICCIGAGYVGGPTMAVIAIKCPAIEVVVVDISKPRIDAWNSDTLPIYEPGLDEVVKACRGKNLFFSTDVEKHVAEADIIFVSVNTPTKTRGLGAGKAADLTYWESAARMIADVSKSDKIVVEKSTVPVKTAEAIEKILTHNSKGINYQILSNPEFLAEGTAIDDLFKPDRVLIGGRETPGGQKAIQALKAVYAHWVPEENIITTNLWSAELSKLAANAFLAQRISSVNAMSALCEATGADVSEVSYAIGKDSRIGPKFLNASVGFGGSCFQKDILNLVYICECNGLPEVANYWKQVIKINDYQKSRFVNRVVSSMFNTVSGKKVAVLGFAFKKDTGDTREAPAIDVCNGLLGDKAQVSIYDPQVTGEQIQRDLAMNKFDWDHPMHLQPTSPAALKQVSVVWDAYEATKDAHAVCILTEWEEFKKLDYQKIFDNMQKPAFVFDGRNVVDAAKLREIGFIVYSIGKPLDAWLKDMPAVA, translated from the coding sequence ATGGTGAAGATCTGCTGCATTGGAGCTGGCTATGTCGGTGGCCCAACCATGGCTGTCATTGCCATCAAGTGCCCAGCAATTGAGGTGGTTGTTGTTGACATCTCCAAGCCTCGCATTGATGCTTGGAACAGTGACACACTCCCGATCTATGAGCCTGGCCTCGACGAGGTTGTCAAGGCGTGCAGgggcaagaacctcttcttcagCACCGACGTCGAGAAGCACGTCGCCGAGGCTGACATCATCTTCGTCTCGGTGAACACCCCCACCAAGACCCGTGGTCTTGGAGCTGGCAAGGCTGCTGACCTCACCTACTGGGAAAGTGCTGCCCGTATGATCGCTGATGTCTCCAAGTCTGACAAGATCGTCGTTGAGAAGTCCACTGTCCCTGTCAAGACCGCAGAGGCCATTGAGAAGATCTTGACCCACAACAGCAAGGGCATCAACTACCAGATCCTCTCCAACCCGGAGTTCCTCGCCGAGGGCACCGCGATTGATGACCTGTTCAAGCCTGACAGAGTGCTTATCGGTGGCCGGGAGACCCCTGGGGGCCAGAAGGCCATTCAGGCACTCAAGGCGGTGTATGCTCACTGGGTTCCCGAGGAGAACATCATCACCACTAACCTGTGGTCTGCTGAGCTCTCCAAGCTTGCTGCCAACGCCTTCTTGGCCCAGAGGATCTCCTCCGTGAACGCCATGTCGGCGCTCTGTGAGGCCACTGGTGCCGATGTGTCGGAGGTGTCATACGCCATCGGCAAGGACTCCAGGATCGGCCCCAAGTTCCTGAACGCCAGCGTTGGGTTTGGCGGGTCCTGTTTCCAGAAGGACATCTTGAACCTGGTGTACATATGCGAGTGCAACGGCCTCCCTGAGGTGGCCAACTACTGGAAGCAGGTCATCAAGATCAATGACTACCAGAAGAGCCGGTTCGTCAACCGTGTCGTGTCCTCCATGTTCAACACCGTGTCGGGCAAGAAGGTGGCCGTTCTCGGTTtcgccttcaagaaggacacGGGCGACACCAGGGAGGCCCCAGCCATCGATGTGTGCAATGGCCTGTTGGGCGACAAGGCTCAGGTCAGCATCTACGATCCCCAGGTCACCGGGGAGCAGATCCAGCGGGACCTGGCCATGAACAAGTTTGACTGGGACCACCCGATGCACCTGCAGCCGACCAGCCCCGCGGCACTTAAGCAGGTGAGCGTGGTCTGGGATGCGTATGAGGCCACCAAGGATGCCCATGCCGTCTGCATCCTCACCgagtgggaggagttcaagaagctGGACTACCAGAAGATCTTCGACAACATGCAGAAGCCTGCCTTTGTCTTCGATGGCCGCAACGTCGTCGATGCTGCGAAGCTCAGAGAGATTGGCTTCATCGTCTACTCCATCGGCAAGCCGCTCGACGCGTGGCTCAAGGACATGCCCGCCGTCGCTTAG
- the LOC124696329 gene encoding probable histidine kinase 4, which produces MGAEDPAPAAAPAAAAAEEEEAANAGKRTGWRVKAAVALYVLALSAFWLGLHWDFRHKALSKAEEGLVCMCEERARMLQDQFAVSVNHVHALAILVATFNYEKQPPALDQDTFADYTARTSFERPLLSGVAYAQRVKHADREAFERQQGWIIKTMKHEPSPEQDEYAPVIYSQETISYIEGLDMMSGEEDRENILRSRETGKAVLTRPFRLMSNHLGVVLTFPVYLVDLPPDAKEEDRVAATAGYLGGAFDVESLVENLLRQLAGNQELVVNVYDVTNHSDPLVMYGSEVPLGAPSPLHICVLDFGDPFRKHHMICRYRNKPYVPWNAITTPSGLFVIFMLIGYIIYAAWARYDSVKEDFRKMEALKKRAEAADVAKSQFLATVSHEIRTPMNGVLGMLDMLLDTELKTTQRDFAQTAQVCGKALISLINEVLDRAKIEANKLELESVPFHLRSILDDVVSLFSSKSREKKIELAVYVSERVPEILLGDPGRFRQIITNLVGNSIKFTERGHIFVQVHLADHSNLATEAKVEPVVNGTNGHNDETTAISLSVSHNTLSGFEAADSRNSWENFKFLLSHETNQMPYGTDSDNVTLVVSVEDTGIGIPLHAQCRVFAPFMQADSSTSRNYGGTGIGLSISQCLVELMRGQINFVSRPQVGSTFTFTAVLKRCERNAVSVSKSALLHPLPSSFKGLSSLLVDKRPVRATVTKYHLQRLGIACKSVATVELALGVLSGRYGTLLNSTHRKQPSLLLIESDSWGLKMDIPLHTRFLEMKQNGCESVFPQVILLASEESDKMKAKYAVDYVITKPLKASSLAACIFQALGINITQANKEKHHGSDSLYGLLLEKNILVVDDNKVNLRVAAGTLKKYGAKVKCVESGKDALELLQVPHEFDLCLMDIQMPEMDGFEATRHIREIEAKAHEQADDADSSEADSMARKAKWHLPVLAMTADVIQATHEECTKHGMDGYVSKPFEEKQLFQAMKKFLGPSTSS; this is translated from the exons ATGGGGGCAGAGGACCCGGCTCCCGCGGCGGCTCCTGCCGCggcggccgcggaggaggaggaggcggcgaacGCGGGGAAGCGGACGGGGTGGCGGGTGAAGGCGGCGGTGGCGCTCTACGTGCTCGCGCTCTCCGCCTTCTGGCTCGGCCTGCACTGGGACTTCCGCCACAAGGCGCTCAGCAAGGCAGAGGAGGGGCTCGTCTGCATGTGCGAGGAGCGGGCAAGGATGCTGCAGGACCAGTTCGCAGTCTCCGTCAACCACGTGCACGCGCTAGCCATACTCGTCGCAACATTCAACTACGAGAAGCAGCCGCCGGCGCTAGACCAG GACACCTTCGCGGACTACACGGCCAGGACCTCCTTCGAGCGCCCGCTGCTCAGCGGGGTGGCGTACGCGCAGCGGGTCAAGCACGCCGACAGGGAGGCATTCGAGCGGCAGCAGGGCTGGATCATCAAGACCATGAAGCACGAGCCGTCGCCGGAGCAGGACGAGTACGCGCCCGTCATCTACTCGCAGGAGACCATCTCATACATCGAGGGGCTCGACATGATGTCCGGCGAG GAGGACCGAGAAAACATTTTGAGGTCCAGGGAGACCGGGAAGGCCGTCCTAACCAGGCCGTTCAGGCTCATGTCGAACCACCTCGGCGTCGTCTTGACGTTTCCTGTCTACCTCGTGGATCTTCCTCCCGATGCCAAGGAGGAGGACCGCGTTGCTGCCACAGCAGG ATACCTTGGAGGCGCTTTCGATGTAGAGTCACTAGTGGAAAATCTGCTGAGGCAGCTAGCTGGCAATCAGGAGTTGGTGGTAAACGTTTATGATGTCACAAACCATTCAGACCCTCTTGTCATGTATGGGTCTGAAGTTCCTCTTGGAGCCCCCTCGCCCTTGCACATATGTGTGCTGGATTTCGGTGATCCGTTCAGAAAGCACCACATGATATGCAG ATACAGAAACAAGCCTTATGTTCCATGGAACGCTATTACTACTCCATCTGGTCTCTTCGTTATATTTATGCTTATTGGCTACATAATATATGCTGCATGGGCTCGCTATGATAGTGTTAAAGAAGATTTCCGGAAAATGGAAGCGCTGAAAAAACGTGCGGAAGCCGCTGATGTTGCTAAATCTCAG TTCCTTGCAACTGTTTCTCATGAAATCAGGACACCCATGAATGGAGTGCTAG ggatgcttgatatgctATTAGACACAGAGCTAAAGACAACCCAGAGGGATTTTGCGCAAACTGCTCAAGTCTGTGGAAAGGCATTAATATCCCTAATTAACGAAGTGCTTGACAGGGCCAAAATTGAAGCTAACAAATTAGAGCTCGAGTCTGTACCTTTTCACCTTCGGTCCATCCTTGATGATGTTGTCTCACTATTTTCTTCGAAGTCAAGAGAGAAGAAGATTGAG CTTGCTGTATATGTCTCTGAAAGAGTTCCTGAAATCCTCTTGGGTGATCCTGGAAGGTTTCGACAGATAATTACAAACTTAGTGGGGAACTCAATTAAG TTCACAGAACGGGGACACATTTTTGTGCAAGTTCACCTAGCGGACCACTCAAATCTTGCTACCGAAGCAAAGGTTGAACCAGTTGTGAATGGTACCAATGGACATAATGATGAGACAACTGCTATATCCTTAAGTGTATCTCACAACACGCTAAGTGGTTTTGAGGCTGCTGACAGCAGAAATAGCTGGGAAAACTTCAAGTTTTTGCTTTCTCATGAGACAAATCAGATGCCATATGGAACTGATTCTGACAACGTGACTCTTGTAGTAAGTGTGGAAGATACAGGAATAGGTATACCGCTTCATGCCCAGTGCCGGGTCTTCGCACCTTTCATGCAAGCTGATAGTTCAACATCTAGAAACTATGGCGGGACTGGCATTGGATTAAGTATTAGCCAATGTCTTGTTGAACTAATGCGTGGTCAGATAAACTTTGTCAGTCGACCCCAGGTTGGGAGCACATTCACATTCACCGCTGTTCTCAAACGGTGTGAGAGAAATGCTGTTAGTGTCAGTAAGTCTGCATTGTTGCACCCTCTGCCATCCAGTTTTAAAGGTCTATCTTCACTGTTGGTTGATAAAAGACCAGTAAGAGCAACAGTAACTAAGTATCATTTGCAAAGGTTGGGAATTGCCTGTAAATCTGTAGCTACCGTTGAACTAGCACTTGGTGTGTTGTCGGGGAGATATGGCACTTTGCTAAACAG CACGCATAGGAAACAACCCTCCTTGTTATTAATTGAGAGTGACTCATGGGGCTTAAAGATGGACATCCCCTTACATACTAGATTTCTGGAAATGAAACAGAATGGATGTGAATCTGTATTCCCGCAAGTTATCCTCCTTGCCTCGGAAGAATCAGACAAAATGAAAGCAAAATATGCAGTTGATTATGTCATCACAAAGCCTTTGAAAGCAAGCTCACTTGCAGCTTGTATATTCCAAGCACTTGGTATCAATATCACTCAGGCAAACAAAGAAAAACATCATGGCTCAGATTCTCTTTACGGGTTGCTTCTTGAAAAGAACATATTGGTGGTTGatgacaacaaggtaaaccttagaGTGGCTGCTGGTACACTCAAGAAATATGGGGCAAAGGTGAAGTGCGTGGAGAGTGGCAAGGATGCTCTTGAGCTTCTGCAAGTCCCGCATGAGTTTGATCTTTGTCTAATGGATATTCAGATGCCAGAGATGGATGG GTTTGAGGCAACCCGGCACATACGGGAAATTGAAGCAAAGGCACACGAGCAGGCAGACGATGCCGATAGTTCAGAAGCAGACAGTATGGCAAGGAAGGCCAAATGGCATCTGCCGGTCTTAGCAATGACCGCCGATGTTATCCAGGCCACTCACGAGGAATGCACTAAGCATGGAATGGATGGCTACGTCTCGAAACCCTTTGAGGAGAAGCAGCTCTTCCAGGCCATGAAGAAATTCTTGGGACCTAGCACATCTAGCTGA